The genomic interval TGGGAGCGGATGAAGTCCGCGTTCGAGATGATGCCCACGAGGTGGCCGGCGTCGTCCACGACGGGGAGTTTCTGGATGCCGGAGCGGAGGATGACGCGCGCCGCGTCCGTCACGTCCATGTCGGGGTGAGCGACGATGAGGTCGTCGCTCATCACGGCGAAGATGGCGGCGTCCTCGTCCGCGCGCAGGAGGTCGCGCGCGCTCACGAACCCCTCGACGCGACGGCCGTCCGTGACGGGGAAGCCGTTGTGGCCGTCGCTCGTCGCGATGCGTTCCGCGACCTCGGCGACGGTGTCGTCGGGCGAGACGGTCTGCACGTCCCGCGTCATGTACTCGCTGACCTTCGGTTTCCCGGGGCCGCCGTCGAACGCCTCGTCCATACGAAATCTAGCGCGCCGGGGAGGAAAAGCCCTGCTACCGTACCGCGTCGAAGAAGCGGTTCGCGATGGCGTCTTCGAGGACGCCCTGGAGTTCGTCCGCGGCGTCCCCTTCGAGCACGTCGAAGACGCCCATCGGTATCTGCGCGCCAGCCATGTCCGCGTGTCCGCCCGCGCTCCCGAGGTCGTCGAACGCCTCGCGGAGCGCGCTCCCGAGGTCAACGTCCGCGCCGCGGGCGCGCGCGGACGCGTACACGGTGCCGTCCATGAACCCGTAGACGAACGTGACGGTGACGCCCTCCATCGCGAGCAGGCGGTCGGCGGCCTGCGCGAGCGTGTCCCGGTCGTTGATAGCGCCGACGCACGACGACAACACGGAGCCGTTCAGCTGGCGGTTTCCGATGCCGCGCGCGATGACGTCGAACGTGTCCGCGCTCACGTTCGGGCTCTCCACGCGCTCCAGCACGTCCACGTCCGCGTACGCGAGGAGTTCCGCGGCGGCCTCGAAGTCCGCGGTCGTTATCTCCCGGGAGAAGTCCTTCGTGTCCACGCGAATCCCGTAGAGGAGACCGGTCGCGACGGACGTGTCGAGGTCGACGCCGAGCTGGCTGAGGTACTCCACGAGAATCGTGCTCGTCGCGCCGACCTCGGGCCGCACGTCCACGAAGTCCGCGTCGATGTCGCCCTCGGAGGGGTGGTGGTCGATGACCACGTCCACGTCGGTGTCCGGAGGGAGTTGGTCGTTCACGCCCGGCCGCGAGTGGTCGACGAGCGCGACGCCCGCGTAGTCGTCCAGGCTGGCGTCCGGGTCGAGGTTCACCAGGTCGAGGTCGAGGAGGTTCACGAACGCCCGGTTCTCCTGGTGGCTGATTTCGCCGAAGTAACAGGCGTCCGCGGGCGTGCCGACGCCGTCCGCGATGCGGGTGAGCGCGACCGCGGCGGCGATGGCGTCCGGGTCGGGGTTGTCGTGCATGAACACCGCGAGCCGTCCCTCTACGGCCTGCAGGGTGCCGCGGAGGTCGTGCACGCGCCCGGAGTCGCCGCGCGCGGCGGTCTCCGCCACGTCGTCGAGGACGGCGGCCCCGGCGTCCACCACGCGGTCGGCGACCCCGGCGAGCGCGTCCCGCGTGGAGCGCGTCGCGCCGACGCCAGTGAACGCGACGACGTACGCGTCGGGGTGCGCGGCCGTCACCGCGCGGGTGGCGGCGAGGTTCGTCTCCGGGTCGTCCGCGCCGACGAACACCACGTCGGGCGCGCGCTCGCGGTCGATGCTCGCGGGGTCGGTGATGTCCGCGGTCTCCGCGGGCACCTTCTCGTTTCGGAGGGATTCGACGCGGCTCGCGTCGGCGTCCAGGACGAGCAGGTCGCCGGACTCGCCGCCGAGTTCGTCCACGACGGCGTGGCCTGTCGTCCCGCACCCGAGGACGAGCCGAAATACCATCACGTCCGGCTATCCCGCCGCCGGCCTAAAACCTACCGTCTACCGGGCGACTACCCGAGAAGGGCGGTCGCGGCGGAGACGGCGGTGTCCGCGACGGGGTCGAACGCGACGAGGAGGAGGACGGTGACGACGCCCGCGGCGACGACGGCGGCGTAGAGGCCGGCGGGCCGACTGCGGATGTCGAAGTCGCGCTCGGACTCGCCCCAGAGCGAAGTCACGACGCGCGAGTAGAAGTAGAGGGAGAGCGCGCTGTTCACGAGCGCGATGGCGACGAGCCAGACGAACCCGGCGTCCACGGCGGACGCGAACAGGAAGTACTTCGAGAGGAAGCCCGCGCCGACGGGGAGGCCGGCGAGGCTGAACACGAACACGGTCATCGCCAGGGAGGCGACGGGTGCGCGGCGACCGAGGCCCTCGTAGTCCTCGAACGTCTCGCCGACGCCCCAGTGTTCGGCGAGCGCGACGAACAGGAACGCGCCCGTGTTCATGAAGCCGTACGCGAACAGGTGCATCATGCTCGCGCCGAGGACGAGGCCGTCGGCGTCACCGGCGAGCGCGGCGAGTCCGATGAGGACGTAGCCGGCGTGGCCGATGCTGGAGTAGGCGAGCATGCGCTTGACGGCTTCCTGGCGGGCGGCGGCGAAGTTCCCGAGCGTCATCGTCACCGCGGCGAGCACGGCGAGGACGAGCGCCCAGTTCACGGTGGACGCCACCGCGTCGAGCGGGAACGCGACCGTGAACACGCGGAACGCCGCGGCGAACCCGGCGGCCTTCGACGCGCTGGAGAGGAACGCGCTGATGGGCGCGGGCGCGCCCTCGTAGGCCTCAGGTGCCCAGAAGTGGAAGGGGACGCTCGCGGTCTTGAACAGGAATCCGCCGAGCACCATCAGCACGCCGACGCCGAACACGCCGCCGAGCGACTGCTCGGACGCGGCGGCCGCGACCTCGGGGAGCGCGAGCGACCCGGTCGCGCCGTAGACGAGACTGAGGCCGTACAGCATCACCGCGCTGGAGAGCGCGCCGACGAGGAAGTACTTCATGCTCGCCTCCACGCTGTCCTTGTTCGACTTCAGGAACCCCACGAGAACGTAGGAGGGGATGCTGACGAGTTCGAGCGCGACGAACACGGTCGCGAGGCTGTTCGCGGCGGCGAGCGCGCTCATCCCGGTCGTTGCGAGCAGGACGAGCGCGTAGTACTCGGCGGCGTGCGCGTGCTCGCGGACGTAGTCGTAGGACGCGACCACGACGAGCGCCGCGACCGATCCGACGAGCACCGTGAAGAACAGCGCGAGGTCGTCCACGACGAGCGCTCCCTCGAACGCGGTGAGGGCGTCGCTCCCGGTGCCGGCCCACGCGAACCAGACGGCGAGTCCGGTCGCCGTGAGCGTGCCCGCGGCCGCGATGGCGGCGAGCAGGCCGTCCTTGCGGTCGCCGGGCGAGAGCGTGTCCACGGCGAGCACGAGCAGGGCCGCGAGACCGAGGACGTACTGCGGGGAGAGCGGTGGGAGTTCGACCATCTATACACCACCTCCGAGAATCGCGTTGATGGAGTCCTGAATCATACCCATGAAGACGTCGGGGGCGACGCCGAGTCCGATGGCGAGGAGGACGAGCGCGACGCCGGGCGCGAGCGCGCTCCGCGCCGGGTCGGCGACCGCGGCGTCCGTGTCGACCGCGTACGGGCCGAAGAGGACGCGCTGCATCGTCCACAGCAGGTAGCCGGCGATGACGACGATGCCGAACATCGCGACGGCCGTGATGAGCGCGGCGTTCGCGTACGCGGCCTGGAAGGAGCCGGTGAAGATGAAGAACTCCGCGGCGAACCCGCTCATCAGCGGGAGTCCCATGTAGCCGAACGCGCCCGCGACGAACAGGCTGGCGGTGACGGGCATCTCCGACGCGACGCCGGAGAGCTTATCGACCATCCGGGTGTCGGTGGAGCGCTCGATCGCGCCGACCGCGAGGAACAGCAGGCCGATGAGGACGCCGTGGCTCACCATCTGGAACGTCGCGCCCGAGAGGCCGTACGTCGTGTACGTGACGAGGCCGAGGAGCACGAAGCCCATCGAGGGAATCGACGTGTACGCGACGATGCGCTTGAGGTCTTGCTGGCTCACCGCGACGAACGACCCGTAGAGGACGGTGACGACGGCGAGCGCGCCGAGGAGCGGCGCGAACTCGCGCGTGGTCTCGGGGAACATCGTGACGTTGAACCGAAGCAGGGAGTACGTCCCCATCTTCGTCACGACGCCCGCGAGCACGAGCGTCACCGGCGTGGGGGCTTCCGTGTACGCGTCCGGGAGCCACGTGTGGAACGGGACGAGCGCCGTCTTCACGGCGAACCCGAAGAACAGCGCGAAGAACGCGATGGTCGTGACGGTGTCGGGCGCGAGCCCGTAGAACGTCGTGAGTTCGTCGCCGCGCACGGCGGCCGCGACGGCCGCGAGGTCGAAGGACTCGACGGGCGACGCGAACACGACGAGCATGAACCCGACGAACAAGACGAGGCTCGCGACGTTCGTGTACACGAAGAACTTGATTGCGGCGTACGACCGCCGGGGGCCGCCCCAGACCGCGACGAGGAGGTAGAGCGGGACGAGCACGAACTCCCAGAACACGAACCAGACGAAGAAGTCGAGCGCGGCGAACACGCCGAACAGGCTGGCTTCCGTGAACAGGAGGAGCGCGTAGAACTCGGAGCGCCGGTCGTCGATGTAGTTCCACGCGGTCACGACGGCGAGCGTCGTCATCACGGCCGTGAGCGCGACGAGCGGAAGGCTCACGCCGTCCAATCCGACGTGCCACTGGAGCGCGTACTCGCCGAAGGATATCCACTGCCGCGTGGTCTCGAAGGCGGGCGTGCCGCTCTGGAGGAGGGCGTTGCCCGCGCCGTCGTAGCGACTGTACAACAGGAGGCTGCCCGCGAGGGGCAGGAGGCTGAGCGCGGCCGCGAGCTTCGCCGCCCACTTCTCGGGCGCGGCGAGCACGGCGACGGCGCTCAGGAACGTGACTGCGAGTAAGGCTTCTATCAACATCTAGAACCACCCCCCGAGGAACCCGACCACGGCGAGGATGACGACGAGGCCGAGCGTGAGGAACGTGATGTAGTTCGACACCCGTCCGGTCTGCAGGCGACGGGTCTGCGCGCCGCTGAAGAGGGTGACGCTCGATGCGCCGTCGACGACGCCGTCCACGATGCCCTGGTCGAACTTGCTCGTGCCCCGGGAGACGGGGAGCGCGACGCCGGTCGCGAGCCAGTCCTGGAACTCGTCCTGGTAGTAGTTGTTGTAGAGCAGGGTCTTCACGGAACCGAGTGTCTCCGTGTGCTCGCTGGGTTCGGGGCCGCGGTAGAGCACCCACGCGAGCAGGACGCCGGCGAGCGCGAGCGCGAGGGAGACGCCCGCGGTCAGCACGCTACTGACCTCGGTCGCGGTAAACGCGGCGTTCGCGACGACGAGGTCGTGGTAGTGGTGCGCGGCGGTCGCCTCGATGGGGCCCTGGAGCCACGAGTCGAGGAACGTCACGCTCGCGCCGGTGAGTTCGTGAATCAGGCCGGGGTTGACGAACCCGACGACGGTCGCGCCGACGCCGAGCACGGCGACGGGGAGTTTCATGCTCCACCCCACGTCGTGCGCGGACTCGGCCTCGCTCGTCCGGGGTTCGCCGTGGAAGGTGAGAAGCACCATCCGAATCGTGTAGAACCCGGTGAAGAACACCGCAATAAGGCCGAGGACGGCGGCGACGAGCACGGCGGTGTTGCCGCCGAGGCCGAACACGAGCGCCTCGTGGAGGACGGCGTCCTTCGACCAGAAGCCCGCGAAGGGCACGATGCCGGCGAGCGCGAGCGACCCGGCGAGGAACGCCCAGTAGGTCACCGGGAGTTTGTCCTTCAGGCCGCCCATGTTCCACATGTCCTCGTCGTGGTGCATCGCCACGATGACGACGCCCGCGCCGAGGAAGAGGAGGGACTTGAAGACGGCGTGCGTGAGCAGGTGGAAGACGCCCGCGACGTACCCGCCCGCGCCGAGGCCGAGCATCATATACCCATATTGGCTGATGGTGGAGTACGCGAGCACCTGCTTGATTTCGCGCTTCACGAGCGCCATCGTCGCGGCGAACAGCGCGGTAAACCCGCCGACGAGCGCGATAATCGCGAGCACGGTCGGGAGTTGCGCGTACACGCCGTACATCCGCGCGACGAGGTAGACGCCGGCCGCGACCATCGTCGCGGCGTGGATGAGCGCCGACACGGGGGTCGGGCCTTCCATCGCGTCCGGGAGCCACGTGTGCAGGGGGAACTGCGCGGACTTCCCGATGACGCCGCCGAGGACGAGGAGTCCGAGGACGGCGAACCAGTTCTGCGCGCTCAGCCCGAAGTACGTCGTCGCGCCGCCCTCCAGTCCCGTGGCGACGAGTTCGGGGAGTTCGGTGAACGTCGCGGTGCCGAACGTCCCGAGGATGCCCACGAGACCGAGGAGGAGGAAGTAGTCCCCGAAGCGCGTGACGAGGAACGCCTTCTTCGCGGCGCTCGCGGGGCCGGGCCGACTGTACCAGTGGCCGATGAGCCACCACGAGCAGAAGCCGACGAGTTCGAAGAAGACGAAGCTCATCAGGAGGTTGTCGGCGAGCGTGAACGCGAGCATGCTCGCGGTGAACAAGCCGAGGCCGGCGTAGTAGCGCGGCCGGCCGGGTTCGTTCTCGGCGTTCATGTAGCCGAGGCTGAACACGTGAACCGCGAGCGCGACGACCGACACCAGGACGGCCATCATCGCCGACAGCGGGTCGACGAGCAGGCCGAAGTGGAGGCTGAAGGTGCCGTCGCCGGCGACCCACGTGTAGAGTTCTTCGTTCAGCGTTTCGCCGCCGCTGACCGTGAAGAAGACCCACACGGACAGCAGCAGCGACCCTGCGGTCGCGAGGATTCCGGGAATCGCGCCGTCCCTGGGGAGGACGCGCGGCGCGTAGTGGCCGACGAGAAGCGCGACGAGGAATCCGGCGAGCGGCAGGGCGGGAATCGCCGCAGCGTAGTCGAGTGCACCCGCCATCTTACCACCTCATTGACGTAGGAATCGTCACATCGACGCCTTTGAAGTTCCGGTACAGGGTGAGCACGATACCGATGCCCACGGCGACTTCCGCGGCCGCGAGCGCCATCGCGAACAGGCTGAACGTCTGTCCGACGAGGTTGCCGTGCATGTGGCTGAACGCGATGAAGTTGAGGTTCGCGGCGTTCAGCATGAGTTCGACGCTCATCAGGAAGACCAATGCGTTCCGCCGGGTGAGCACGCCGAACACGCCGATGCAGAAGATGCCGGCGGACAGCAGGAGGAAGTACTCGGTGGGAATCATTCGTCGTCACCCCACTGGAGCGGGTTCCCGATGCTGCCGTCCTCGCGCTTCGCGAGGAGCACCGCGCCGACGAGCGCCGCGACGAGCACGAGGTCGATGAGTTCGAACGCGGCGAGGAAGCCCTCGGTCGGGACGCCGCTCTCCCCCGTGAAGTCGAAGAGCGCGTACCCGATGTCGGTGATGAGGGCGGCGTCCGCGGGGTAGCCCGCGGGGTCGGGGAGGCTCGCGCCGAGGAACGCCGCGGCCATCACGGCGAACAGCGCGACGGCGACGAGGCCGGGGAGGAGGTCGAGGTCGGCGAAGCGCGAGCGCGCCATCAGCCGGCCACCTCCGGTTCTTCCTCTTCTTCTGCGCACGTGAGCATCACCGCGAACGCGATGAGCACGAGCACGCCCCCGACGTACACGAGCACCTGCATCGCCGCCGGGAACTCCGCGTTCAGCCACACGAAGTGAACGGCGAGCGAGAGGAGCGCGCCGCCCAGCATCAATGCGGAGTGCCAGACGTCACGCATCAGCACGACGCCGAGACTGAACGCGAGCGTGACGAGCGCGAGCACGGCGAACGCGCCGGTTTCGACGAGCGTCACTGGTAATCCACCTCGCCTTCGCCCTCGCCCACCCACGCCGACCGGTCGGGTTCGCGGGCCGCGAGCGGGTCTACGTCCTTGTACCACGGAACGTTCTTCAACTGCTCCTTGTTGTACGCGAGGTCGTGTTTGGTGTCCCCGGTGAACTCGAAGTTCTGCGTCAGCAGAATGGCGTCCACGGGACACACCTCCTCGCAGAGCCGGCAGTAGATGCACTGGCCGACGTGGAGGTTGTACTGTTCGCCCTGTCGCTTGTCGTCAGTGACGATGTGGATGGTGTCGTTCGGACACACCTTCTCGCACTGCCGACACCAGATACAGCGCTCCTGACTGAACTTGTGAATCCCGCGGAAGCGCGGGCTCACTTCGGGCGCGGTATCCGGGTACTCGACGGTGAACGTCTTCCCGTCGAGCGCGTGCTTCATCGTCGTCGCCATGGATTTGAGTACGCCTATCATGCGATCACCCCCACGATGACTGCGGTGAGAACGAGGTTCGCGAAGGAGAGCACGAGCATGCCCTTCCAGCCGACCTCGATGAGCTGGTCGACCCGGATGCGGGGAACCGCGGACCGACACCACTGCGTGAAGAGGAACACCGCCCAGATTTTGGCGATGAACCAGACGATACCGGGGAGCCACGGGCCGGCGGGGCCGCCGAGGAAGAGCGTGGCGATGATTGCGCCGCCGAGGAAGATGTGCAGGAACTCCCCGAGGTAGAAGAGAACGAAGTACACCGAGGAGTACTCGGTCTGGTAGCCGGCGACGAGTTCGCTCGGCGCGTCAGCGAGGTCGAACGGGTTGCGTCCGACTTCGGCGAGGTTCGCGAGGACGAACAACGCGAACGCGAAGGGGTTGACGAACCCGAACCACATCGGGATGTGAACGCCGGCGATGACGGCGAGCGTCTCGGACTGCGCGGCGACGATTTCGCTCACCTGGAGCGACCCCGCGAGGAGCACGACCGACGCGGCCGTGACGACGAGCGGAATCTCGTACGCGATGCTCTCGGCGACGGCGCGCATGCTCCCGAGGAACGAGTACTTGTTCGAGGACGCGTAGCCGCCGGCGACGATGCCGAGCACGGAGAGCGAGGAGACGGCGAAGACGAACGCGATGCCGACCTCGGGGTCGGCGAGCTGGATGCCGTTCCCCATCGGAATCACCGCGAACCCGAGGAGCGCGCTGAACGGCAGAAGGAATGGTGCGAGGTCCCACGCGGGGCGGTCGACGCCCTCGGGGACGATGCGTTCCTTCGAGAGGAGGCGGACGGCGTCCGCGACGATGATGAACAGGCCGAACGGCCCGACCTTGCTCACGGCGATGCGGTCGGTGAACGCCGCCGTAATCTTCCGTTTCGCCCACGGGCCGGCGATGGCGCTCAGCGTCAGCAGGAGGGTCGCGACGAACGCCGCGCCGACCAGCGCGCTCAATACTTCCACCCAGAGCGGGGGGGTCGCGCCGTACCCGAGCAGTTCGCTGATCGTGACCGGGAGCGTGCTCATCTGTCCACCTCACCCAGGATGATGTCGAGGCTGCCGAGGGTCGCGATGAGGTCGGGGATGTACTCGCCGTTACTCATCGCGGGGAGCGCCTGCAGGTTCGAGAAGCAGGGGCTCCGAATCTTGAAGCGCGCGGGCTGTCCGGTGCCGTCCGAGCGGATGTAGACGCCGAGTTCGCCCTTCGCGCCCTCGACGGCGCGGTACGTCTCGCGGTCCTCCTCGGGGTTGAGGGTGCGCGGGACGTTCGACTGAACCTCGCGGTCGTCCTCGGGCCAGTCTTCGAGGAGGTCGACGCACTGTTCGATGATGCGCGCGGACTGCTCGACCTCCCGCATCCGCACGAGGAGGCGGCTGTAGTTGTCGCCGCCGGACTCGGTGACGACGTCCCAGTCGAGGTGTTCGTAGTAGCCGTAGGGGTCGTCGCGGCGGAGGTCGTAGTCCACGCCGGACGCGCGGGCGACCGGGCCGGTGACGCCGAAGTCCTTCGCGGTGTCGGCGTCGAGGACGCCCGTGTCGATGCAGCGCAACTGGAAGAGTTCGTTGTCCGTGATGAGGTCGTGGTACTCCTCCAGGCGGTTCGGGAGGTCGTCGAGGAATTCACGGACGTTCTCGAAGAACGTCTCCCGGGGTTCGGGGATGTCCCAGACGACGCCGCCGAGGCGGAAGTAGTTGAACATCATCCGCTGGCCGGTGAGGTCTTCGAGGAGGTTCTGGACGTTCTCCCGGTCGCGCATCGCGTACATGAAGATGGCCGTGAACTCGCCGTAGATGTCGAGACAGAACGTCCCGAGCGCGAGCATGTGACTGGCGATGCGGCAGAGTTCCGCGCCCATCGTCCGGATGACCTGCGCGTACTCCGGCACCTCGATGTCGTTCAAGTCCTCCGCGGTGCGGGCGTACGCCCACTCGTTCAGGAGGCCGGCCGAGGCGTAGTCCCACCGGTCGGGGTACGGCATGATCTGATAGCGGTAGTTCCCGTTCTGCGCCATCTGCTCCTCGCAGCGGTGGAGGTAGCCGATGTCGGGTTCGACGTCCACGACCTGCTCGCCGTCGAGGACGGTTTCGAGGTGGAGGACGCCGTGGGTCGCCGGGTGGTGCGGGCCGATGTTGAGGAACATCGTGTCCGACTCCTCGTCCCGGAACTTCCCTTCGAGGGGGTTCTTGTTCTCCTCGAACGTCACTATCTGGGGTTTGTTCTGGTTGTAGTCCCGGCCGAGCGGGTGGCCCTGCCAGGTCTCGGGCAGGAGGATGCGGCGGAGGTCGGGGTGGTCGTCGTACTGGACGCCGACGAGGTCGTACGCCTCGCGTTCGTGCCACTCCGCGGTCTTGAACACCGAGGACGCGGACTGACTCACGGGGTCGTCGCGGCTCGTCGGCACGACCACGGACACCTCCTCCGTCGGGTCGTTGTACTTCTTCAGGTGGTAGATGGACTCGAAGCGGTCTTCGTACTCCTGGCTCGTGACCGCGGAGAGGTGGTCGAAGCCGGCTTCCTCCTTCAGCGCGCTCAGCGACTCCTCGACGCGGTCGGCGCGAACCACGAACCCGTCCGCGTTCAGGTGGCTCTCGCGGCCGACCACGGCGTCGCCGAGCAGGTCGGAGAGCGCGTCGTAGTCGACGCCCATCGGTTCCACCGACGGTTCGGGCTCTTCGTCGGGGGTGTCGTCTGCCTGACTCATCTGTCTCCCTCCGTCATGGCGAGTCAGCCCAGTTGTACCGCATGACGAGCGTGTCCTCGTCTATCTCGTCCGCGAGTTCCTGCACGAGTTCGTCCCGGTCGAGGTCGCCGAACTCCTCCAGTTCGTACGGCTTGACCGTGACGGGCGCGCTCTCGCCGTTCATCACGCGCTCCTGCAGTTTCACGACGCCGTAGACGAGCGCCTCGGGGCGGGGCGGACACCCGGGGACGTGGATGTCCACGGGGATGACTTCCTCCGCGCCCTTGAGGACGTTGTAGCCCTCCTGGAACGGCCCGCCGGAGATCGTACAGGAGCCCATGCCGACGACGAACTTCGGCTCCGGCATCTGGTCGTAGACGCGCTTCATGCGCGGCGCGAACTTCGAGACGATGGTTCCGGGGACGATCATCACGTCGGCCTGCCGCGGACTGGCGCGCGGCACGCCCGACCCGAATCGGTCGAGGTCGTGCTTGACCGCGTACGTGTGCATCATCTCGATGCTGCAGCAGGCGATACCGAACTGCAGCATGAACATGGAGTTCCCGCGAACCCAGTCCATGAACTTATCGAACTTCGTGAGGATGAACGGGGACGTGCCGAGCGCTTCGCGCAGTTTCGAGTTGAAGCGGTCGTCGACGCCCTCGCCCATGCGGGCCTCCCGTGTCTTGGTCTGTGGCGCTGTGCTCTCCCGTATCGCGTCCCGTGGCGTGTCACTACTCATGCTTGTACTCGTACCGTGGGTTCCGCACCCAACTCACCGCGCCGTTCCGCCACGCCCACACGAGTCCGACGACCAGAACGCCGATGAAGACGAGCATAGGTGCGAGCGCGGCAACGAGGCCCTGACTGTCGACCGCGGACCGATAGATGACGGTCCAGGGGAAGATGAGCACGGTCTCGATGTCGAAGACGACGAACAGCAACGCGACCATGTAGTACTGGATGTTGAACCGAAGACGCGTGCTCCCGGTCGGAACCTCGCCGCTCTCGAACGCGGCGCGTTTCCCTTGTTCGGGCACACTGGGACGTAGCAGGGTGGAGACGGCCACCATCGAGAGAGGGATGATGACGCCGACAGCCGCCAGCGCGCCGATGGCGATCCAAGTATTCATAACTCCGTATCGTCCGTCGATTCATCCGCCACACCTATAAACGTTGATTCTTGTGTCGGCGGCCGAACGACAGGGTCTACGGGCGTTTCGGGGCGTCTCGAAGGAGCGGGTTCGGTCAGTCGTCGCGCCGGTCGCGGAAGCCTTCGACGCCGCGGTCGTGGAGGTCGCGGGAGACCTCGGCGACGCCGGCGCGGCGGTCGTCGTGCAGGCGTTCGAGACGTGCTTCGAGGTCGCTGTCGGAGCGCGCGAGCACTTGCGCGGCGGAGAGGCCGGCGTTGTAGGACTTCCCGGCGTCCACGGCCGTCAGCGGCGCGCCGGTCGGCATCCCGATGACGGAGTCCACGGACTTCTCCTGGACGGGCACGCCGATGACGGGAACGGGGTAGGCGATGGACGCGGTCATGTTCGGGAGGTCGGCGGACTTCCCGCCCGCGCCGGCGATGACGACGTCGAGGCCGCGGTCGCCGGCGGTGTCGGCGTACGCGTACATGAGGTCGGGCGTCCGGTGCGCGGAGACGACCCACGTCTCGAACGAGTAGCCAGCGGGCGGGTTCTCGGGGTCGGTCTCCTCCGTGAACCCGAGGTCGGTGAGGGCTTCGGCGGCCCCGGCCATCGTGTCGAGGTCGGAGTCCGACCCCATCACGATTCCCACGTCGGGCGTCTGGTCGCGGTTCGATTCGGCGTCTGCTTCGAAGAAGTCGATGAGGTCTTGGACGGTCATTGGAAGTCGAGGGCGTCGCGGGCGGTTCGCGCGCGAGTGAGCGCGGTGTCGGTGTCGTCGCCGCTCGCGGTGACGTGCCCCATCTTCCGCAGGGGCCGCACCTGCGCCTTCCCGTACCAGTGGAGCGCCGCCGTCGCCACGGAGAGCGCGTCGTCCGCGCCGGCGAGACTGGCGGGGCGCTCCGCGCCCGAGCCGAGGAGGTTCGCCATCGCCGTCGGCCCCCGGAGTTCGGTCGAACCGAGCGGGAGGCCGAGCACGGCGCGCACGTGCTGTTCGAACTGCGAGGTGTGCGCGCCCTCGATGGTGTAGTGCCCCGAGTTGTGGGGGCGGGGCGCGATTTCGTTCACGAGCACGTCCCCATCCAGTTCAAACAGCTCGATGCCGAAGACGCCGCGGCCGTCGAGGGCGTCGAGCACGTCGAGCGCGACCTCGCGGGCGCGTTCGACCGTCTGGTCGTCGGTGCGGGCGGGCGCAATCGTCTCGCGGAGGATTTCGTCCTCGTGGACGTTCTCCACGACGGGGAAGGCGTCGCGCTCGTCGTCGCCGCGGACGCCGATGACGGAGAGTTCGCGCTCGAAGTCCACGAGTTCCTCGGCGACGAGGCCGGTGAGGTCGTCGAAGTAGCCGACGGCGTCGGAGACGGTGGCGGCGACGTGGTTCCCGCGGCCGTCGTAGCCGCCGCGGCGGGCTTTCAGCATGAGGGGGCTGCCGAGGTCGTCGAACGCGTCGCGGAGGTCGGTCTCGGCGTGAACCTCGCGGAAGGCGGGGACGGGGAGGCCGGCGTCGGCGAGCGCGCGCTT from Salarchaeum japonicum carries:
- a CDS encoding NADH-quinone oxidoreductase subunit J family protein; its protein translation is MARSRFADLDLLPGLVAVALFAVMAAAFLGASLPDPAGYPADAALITDIGYALFDFTGESGVPTEGFLAAFELIDLVLVAALVGAVLLAKREDGSIGNPLQWGDDE
- a CDS encoding NADH-quinone oxidoreductase subunit J, whose protein sequence is MTLVETGAFAVLALVTLAFSLGVVLMRDVWHSALMLGGALLSLAVHFVWLNAEFPAAMQVLVYVGGVLVLIAFAVMLTCAEEEEEPEVAG
- a CDS encoding NuoI/complex I 23 kDa subunit family protein; the protein is MIGVLKSMATTMKHALDGKTFTVEYPDTAPEVSPRFRGIHKFSQERCIWCRQCEKVCPNDTIHIVTDDKRQGEQYNLHVGQCIYCRLCEEVCPVDAILLTQNFEFTGDTKHDLAYNKEQLKNVPWYKDVDPLAAREPDRSAWVGEGEGEVDYQ
- a CDS encoding complex I subunit 1/NuoH family protein — its product is MSTLPVTISELLGYGATPPLWVEVLSALVGAAFVATLLLTLSAIAGPWAKRKITAAFTDRIAVSKVGPFGLFIIVADAVRLLSKERIVPEGVDRPAWDLAPFLLPFSALLGFAVIPMGNGIQLADPEVGIAFVFAVSSLSVLGIVAGGYASSNKYSFLGSMRAVAESIAYEIPLVVTAASVVLLAGSLQVSEIVAAQSETLAVIAGVHIPMWFGFVNPFAFALFVLANLAEVGRNPFDLADAPSELVAGYQTEYSSVYFVLFYLGEFLHIFLGGAIIATLFLGGPAGPWLPGIVWFIAKIWAVFLFTQWCRSAVPRIRVDQLIEVGWKGMLVLSFANLVLTAVIVGVIA
- a CDS encoding NADH-quinone oxidoreductase subunit D translates to MGVDYDALSDLLGDAVVGRESHLNADGFVVRADRVEESLSALKEEAGFDHLSAVTSQEYEDRFESIYHLKKYNDPTEEVSVVVPTSRDDPVSQSASSVFKTAEWHEREAYDLVGVQYDDHPDLRRILLPETWQGHPLGRDYNQNKPQIVTFEENKNPLEGKFRDEESDTMFLNIGPHHPATHGVLHLETVLDGEQVVDVEPDIGYLHRCEEQMAQNGNYRYQIMPYPDRWDYASAGLLNEWAYARTAEDLNDIEVPEYAQVIRTMGAELCRIASHMLALGTFCLDIYGEFTAIFMYAMRDRENVQNLLEDLTGQRMMFNYFRLGGVVWDIPEPRETFFENVREFLDDLPNRLEEYHDLITDNELFQLRCIDTGVLDADTAKDFGVTGPVARASGVDYDLRRDDPYGYYEHLDWDVVTESGGDNYSRLLVRMREVEQSARIIEQCVDLLEDWPEDDREVQSNVPRTLNPEEDRETYRAVEGAKGELGVYIRSDGTGQPARFKIRSPCFSNLQALPAMSNGEYIPDLIATLGSLDIILGEVDR
- a CDS encoding NADH-quinone oxidoreductase subunit B — translated: MSSDTPRDAIRESTAPQTKTREARMGEGVDDRFNSKLREALGTSPFILTKFDKFMDWVRGNSMFMLQFGIACCSIEMMHTYAVKHDLDRFGSGVPRASPRQADVMIVPGTIVSKFAPRMKRVYDQMPEPKFVVGMGSCTISGGPFQEGYNVLKGAEEVIPVDIHVPGCPPRPEALVYGVVKLQERVMNGESAPVTVKPYELEEFGDLDRDELVQELADEIDEDTLVMRYNWADSP
- a CDS encoding NADH-quinone oxidoreductase subunit A, with product MNTWIAIGALAAVGVIIPLSMVAVSTLLRPSVPEQGKRAAFESGEVPTGSTRLRFNIQYYMVALLFVVFDIETVLIFPWTVIYRSAVDSQGLVAALAPMLVFIGVLVVGLVWAWRNGAVSWVRNPRYEYKHE
- the purE gene encoding 5-(carboxyamino)imidazole ribonucleotide mutase, translated to MTVQDLIDFFEADAESNRDQTPDVGIVMGSDSDLDTMAGAAEALTDLGFTEETDPENPPAGYSFETWVVSAHRTPDLMYAYADTAGDRGLDVVIAGAGGKSADLPNMTASIAYPVPVIGVPVQEKSVDSVIGMPTGAPLTAVDAGKSYNAGLSAAQVLARSDSDLEARLERLHDDRRAGVAEVSRDLHDRGVEGFRDRRDD